The genomic window ACAGTACGTGCTTTAATTACCTCAGGCTCGTTGCTTACCGGTTTTGCTTCAGCTGGCTTTTCTTCTACTTTAGGTTGTTCAACTGGTTTTACAGGCTCGGGTGCTTTAGCCACTGGTGGCTCTACAACTGGCGCTGGTGCAGCAGGTGTTTCTTCCTTTTTAACCTCAGCCGGTTTTTCTTCCGCTTTAGGTTGTTCAACTGGTTTTACAGGCTCAGGTGCTTTAACCACTGCCGGTTCTACAACCGGTGCTGGTGCAGCAGGTATTTCTTCTTTCTTAGCCGGACGTGTTTTCGAGTTAAGATCATTTAAATCGATCTTTCCTACAATTTTAACCCCTGGTAATCCAGTTTCTTCAACCTTATCTTCTGCCTTAGTTTCTTTTACCGGCTCTACTGCTGCCGCAGGGGCTGGTGTTGGCGCTGGCGTTTCTGCCTTAGGGGTTTCTACAACCTTTGGTTTCTCTACCGGAGGTGTAAATGATTGAGCATTTTTAATTAAAATCTCTTCATTTTTCTCAAAATCGGTATTCTTCTTCGGCGCTTCTACTGGCTTTTCAGTCTCAGGCTCGTCACGACGTATTTTACCAATCACTATTTGTTTGGCTTCTTCTCTTACGATCTTATCTCCCTGATACTCTTTCAATAAGGCATTATACATGTCCCCCGTAAGTTTAAACATAGGGCTCTTCTCGGCAGAGAATCCCTTTTTGTTTAAAAACTCAACGGCCGTACCCATGCCTATATTAAGTTCTTTAATAGCTTTAATTAAAATGATTGGTTTGTCGTCTGACATTTAGCTCCTGTTATTGTTTTTTATTTAATACAAAAGTAGTGTTTATTTGGCAATTACACCACTTATTCAAATTCTGACTTCAAAATTTGAACCACTTCTTTAATGGTTTCCTCTTCAAGGTCGGTGCGTTTTACCAAATCTTCTACTGTAAGAGCTAATACACTCTTAGCAGTATCGCAACCGATAGCCTTTAATTCATCAATGATCCAGCTATCAATCTCATCTGAGAATTCTTCTAAATCAACATCCTCATCGCTTTCTTCTCCAGCTTCGCGATACACATCAATTTCATAGCCAGTTAACTTACCAGCCAGTTTAATATTGTGTCCTCCACGTCCAATTGCCAATGAAACCTGATCTGGTTTTAAGTAAACCGATGCATGTTTAGTTTCATCATCCAATTTAATAGAAGTGATTTTTGCCGGGCTTAAAGCACGGGTAATGTATAATGAAATATTATTTGTGAAATTAATCACATCAATGTTTTCGTTTTTCAATTCGCGAACGATACCGTGAATACGTGACCCTTTCATACCCACACATGCTCCAACCGGATCGATACGGTCATCGTACGATTCAACAGCCACTTTAGCACGCTCTCCTGGTTCACGAACAATTTTCTTAATGGTAATTAAACCGTCGAAAATTTCTGGAACTTCCTGTTCGAACAGGCGTTGCAAAAATTCTGGTGCTGTTCTCGAGATGATAATTTTAGGATTGGCATTGATCATTTCTACTTTAGAGATTACTGCTCTTACAGAATCGCCTTTTTTGAAATAATCTGCTGGAATCTGCTCTGTTTTAGGCATTAAAAGTTCGTTACCTTCATCATCTAAAACTAAAGTTTCTTT from Flavobacterium sp. W4I14 includes these protein-coding regions:
- a CDS encoding N utilization substance protein A (product_source=KO:K02600; cath_funfam=2.40.50.140,3.30.1480.10,3.30.300.20; cog=COG0195; ko=KO:K02600; pfam=PF08529,PF13184; smart=SM00316,SM00322; superfamily=47794,50249,54814,69705; tigrfam=TIGR01953); its protein translation is MSTTTINLIDSFQEFKDFKNIDRPTVISVLEEVFRSMLRKKYGTDENCDVIVNPDNGDLEIWRTRKVMEDGFSEDDDLEIELAEVSKLDSTLEVGDDYIEQITLESFGRRAILAARQTLVSKVLELEKDEIFKKYKDRVGEIVTGEVYQVWKKETLVLDDEGNELLMPKTEQIPADYFKKGDSVRAVISKVEMINANPKIIISRTAPEFLQRLFEQEVPEIFDGLITIKKIVREPGERAKVAVESYDDRIDPVGACVGMKGSRIHGIVRELKNENIDVINFTNNISLYITRALSPAKITSIKLDDETKHASVYLKPDQVSLAIGRGGHNIKLAGKLTGYEIDVYREAGEESDEDVDLEEFSDEIDSWIIDELKAIGCDTAKSVLALTVEDLVKRTDLEEETIKEVVQILKSEFE